One genomic window of Schistosoma mansoni, WGS project CABG00000000 data, chromosome 2 unplaced supercontig 0120, strain Puerto Rico, whole genome shotgun sequence includes the following:
- a CDS encoding voltage-gated potassium channel, putative has translation MVSEISWQLLKQATILGLAPVLCNEVDLLDLSRQTKVSDKKIIINVSGVHFELTESLVKRYPSTLLGSVEREYFYDSINNEYFFDRDPELFRYILTYYQHGKLHFPKNICISAFENELKYFSILSDNLSDCCYESFIDHSKDIEQRLEDDKKTFTQYKSLTINSNVKFREKLWTMFENPEENSTAYMIYYTTGFFIIVSVLSNMAETIPYNDNKLKNVYPLRTYGDKYANIFFCIDTACVLIFTIEYISRLYASPSRCKYMRSVMAVIDLTAVLPYYISLIVPAGLQFSGSLVTLRVFRVFRIFKFSRHSQGLRILGYTLKSCAEELGFLLFSLTLVVIIFATVIYYIEKFDENSSFYSIPDASWYTIVTMTTLG, from the coding sequence ATGGTTTCTGAAATTTCATGGCAACTATTAAAACAAGCTACTATACTTGGTTTAGCACCGGTATTATGTAATGAAGTTGATCTACTTGATTTAAGTAGACAAACAAAAGTATctgataaaaaaattattatcaatgTTAGTGGTGTACATTTTGAATTAACTGAATCACTTGTAAAACGTTATCCATCAACATTACTTGGTTCTGTTGAACGTGAATATTTTTATGAtagtataaataatgaatatttttttgatcGTGATCCAGAATTATTTCGTTATATATTAACATATTATCAACATGGTAAATTACATTTTCcaaagaatatatgtatatcagcttttgaaaatgaattaaaatatttttctatatTATCTGATAATTTATCTGATTGTTGCTATGAAAGTTTTATTGATCATTCAAAAGATATTGAACAACGTTTAGAAGatgataaaaaaacatttacacaatataaatcattaactATAAATAGTAATGTAAAATTTCGTGAAAAATTATGGACAATGTTTGAAAATCCTGAAGAAAATAGTACAGCTTATATGATATATTATACAACAGGATTTtttataattgtttctgttttaTCTAATATGGCTGAGACTATACCatacaatgataataaattaaaaaatgttTACCCATTAAGAACTTATGGTGATAAATatgcaaatatatttttttgtatagATACTGCTTGTGTATTAATATTTACTATTGAATACATTTCACGATTATATGCTTCACCATCACGTTGTAAGTATATGCGTTCGGTTATGGCTGTAATTGATTTAACCGCTGTTTTACCATATTATATAAGTTTAATTGTTCCAGCTGGATTACAATTCTCAGGATCATTAGTTACACTACGTGTATTTCGAGTATTTCgtatatttaaattttcaaGACATAGTCAAGGATTACGTATATTAGGATATACATTAAAATCATGCGCAGAAGAATTAggttttcttttgtttagttTAACATTGGTTGTGATAATATTTGCTACTGTTATATATTATATTGAAaaatttgatgaaaattcaTCATTCTACAGTATCCCTGATGCTTCATGGTATACTATTGTCACTATGACAACATTGGGgtaa